In the Pseudochaenichthys georgianus chromosome 1, fPseGeo1.2, whole genome shotgun sequence genome, one interval contains:
- the ears2 gene encoding nondiscriminating glutamyl-tRNA synthetase EARS2, mitochondrial, translating into MLTQRCFRCVTAVRNTLVTRGCSTVQGDVRVRFAPSPTGFLHLGGLRTALYNYIFAKKYGGSFVLRLEDTDQSRLVPGAAESIEDMLEWAGVPPDESPRRGGPVGPYLQSQRLELYRQTADQLIESKHAYYCFCSSQRLDLLNKEALRSGQTPRYDNRCRHLRAEQVQEKLDQGAPHVIRFRLEEGVEPFQDLICGRSHHEVAQVEGDPVVMKADGFPTYHLANIVDDHYMRISHVLRGSEWLISTSKHLLMYRALDWQPPTFGHLPLLLNKNGSKLSKRQGDIFLQSFQRDGVLPEALLDITTSCGSGFNTIGIGRRIDELIAEFNPSKITTHSALLDLEKLPEFNRIHLQHHIEDEEQCATLIKGLQAQIQQVCGEEMQEEVLQEGYIRRVLLLRKGHISSLKELVGPAYSYLWVRPSVSSQQVAAITAEAQHIVALVLKLIAERGEELTVDRLSKDLKTLVKQTKGTKYGEVMKLLRLALSGLQQGPSVAEMMVCLGPEEISHRFQKLLQFPETN; encoded by the exons ATGTTGACTCAGAGATGTTTCCGGTGTGTGACTGCGGTCAGAAACACTCTGGTTACGAGAGGCTGCTCCACGGTGCAGGGTGACGTCAGAGTCAGGTTTGCACCCAGTCCCACAG GGTTCCTTCACCTCGGCGGCCTCCGAACGGCTCTCTATAATTACATCTTTGCAAAGAAGTATGGAGGCTCGTTCGTCCTGCGCCTGGAGGACACGGATCAGAGCCGGCTGGTGCCCGGAGCGGCCGAGTCCATTGAGGACATGCTGGAGTGGGCCG gcgTCCCTCCAGATGAGAGTCCTCGTCGGGGGGGGCCAGTGGGTCCGTACCTGCAGTCCCAGAGGCTGGAGCTCTACCGTCAGACCGCAGATCAGCTGATCGAGAGCAAACACGCCTACTATTGTTTCTGCAGCTCTCAGAGACTCGACCTGCTCAACAAAGAGGCTTTAAGGAGCGGACAGACACCCAG GTATGATAACCGGTGCCGTCACCTCCGGGCCGAGCAGGTCCAGGAGAAGCTGGATCAAGGAGCTCCACATGTCATCCGGTTTCGTCTGGAAGAAGGTGTCGAGCCTTTTCAGGATCTGATCTGTGGGCGGAGTCATCACGAGGTGGCCCAG GTGGAGGGAGACCCTGTGGTGATGAAAGCAGACGGTTTCCCCACCTATCACCTGGCTAACATCGTAGACGATCACTACATGAGGATCAGCCACGTGCTGCGGGGGTCCGAGTGGCTCATCTCCACCTCCAAACACCTCCTCATGTACCGAGCCCTCGACTGGCAGCCGCCCACCTTCGGACATCTGCCgctcctgctgaacaaaaacgGCAGCAAACTGTCCAAGAGGCAGGGGGACATTTTCCTCCAAAGCTTCCAGAGGGACGGAGTTCTGCCCGAGGCTCTGCTGGACATCACCACCAGCTGCGGCTCGGGGTTCAACA CCATTGGAATCGGGCGGAGGATCGATGAGCTGATCGCCGAGTTTAATCCTTCAAAGATCACGACACATTCTGCGCTCTTAGACCTGGAGAAACTCCCAGAGTTCAACAG AATTCACCTGCAGCACCACATAGAAGACGAGGAGCAGTGTGCGACGCTGATTAAAGGTCTGCAGGCACAGATCCAGCAGGTGTGTGGAGAAGAGATGCAGGAGGAAGTCCTGCAGGAGGGCTACATCAGGCGGGTGCTGCTCCTTCGCAAG gGGCACATCTCCTCTCTGAAGGAGCTCGTCGGTCCTGCCTACTCTTACCTGTgggtccgtccgtctgtctccaGCCAGCAGGTGGCAGCGATCACTGCAGAGGCTCAACACATCGTTGCTTTAGTGCTCAA gttGATAGCAGAGCGCGGCGAGGAGCTCACGGTGGATCGACTCAGTAAAGATCTGAAGACTCTGGTGAAGCAAACGAAAGGCACCAAGTACGGAGAAGTGATGAAGCTTCTGCGCCTGGCTCTCAGCGGTCTGCAG CAGGGGCCCAGTGTGGCGGAGATGATGGTGTGTTTGGGACCCGAAGAGATCAGCCATCGATTCCAGAAGCTTCTGCAGTTTCCAGAGACGAATTAA